ttgtgtgtgtgtgtgtggtaaccCTCTCTTTGACTTCTCTCTCAGCAATATATTTCTTGTGCATTGTAGCTCATCAGCTGTAAAGCAGAGCATATTAGCCAAGTTACAGGAAGCTGTGGAAGTTAATCTTGGGACCGCCATGACCTACACGTTGTTCGAATATGCCAAGGACAACAAAGAGCAGTTCATGGAGAATCACCGTCCCTTTCATTCTACGGTGAGCCTGGAGATTCATTTTTGCCACgcttctttgtgtttgttttggttttactCTGCTGGTAATTCATTTTtcctaattaatattttttaaaatttggaaggaGACTTTATGTTGGAtgtaaaatgagatttaaatCTGAGTTGAATAAGAACAATGAATTTTAGATTTCTTAGTGtccatttatctttaaaaatgaggtTGTATCTTCTAGATTCTACCCTTCATATAAGACTAGAATGCTTCATGTCCCCACTGAAACTGAAATGTGCAGAAccaagtattttttcaaatttatttaacatCTTCATGAAGCCCTTTTTTCTTAGGGACCTGGTTGTAACAGTTGCGCTAAAATTATGTCCTTCAACGTGAATTGAAAAGAGCTCAGTGAAACCAATAATGTCCTAAAGTCACCTGCTCTAATGAATATGATGATGTAAGATTCTTTTACTTCTCAAACCTAGAAATTGTCGACTCATTTTAGGAGGTAGTCATATTTAGTGTAATTCAGTAAGTTTTAAGACAGGAGTCtaagaattatttctttttttctagacgTCCATAAGCAACATGATCTCCGTTGAAACTCCTAGCACAGCCCCATCaagtaagaaaaaagacaaaaaagaacagCTTTCAAAAGCCCAGAAACGTAAGCTGGCAGATAAAACAGGTTTGTAttactttccttccttttgcagCACACATAACTGGGTTGCTTTCAGTGTGATATGGGTGCTGAATAAGTATATTTAGATTTAGAAGATTAGTTCTCTACTCCTTATTCTTGAAACATTAGGACCAGAGACTAAGATCACTTAGGTGTGTGTTGAAAACACCGCTGCTTCACCACGAGAGAGAACCATTtgaggaggaaactgagtgaCAGAGTAACTCTAAACGAGTCTTGAGGTTGAGAAACATTGGCATAGTGCACAATTGTGGGTCCTGCTTGTCGCCTGTCTGACACGTTTgagattttcctgtttgtttaacTCTATGGCAGGTATGTGTATtattggaaatgttttaaaatttacagctCTCGTTTGAGATGAAATCTGGTGTCACATTACATCTTAACACAGtgaataatttaatgtttttgtcTGTAGTTGACTCATTTATACAACAACCAGGAGATTTAAGAACAGAATTCCTGTGTGTCCTAACCCGGAGTCCTTTGGTAGGGACATTTAGAATAGAGTATTCTAAATTCCAGCTCATTTCACCAATTACATTTGatcgtttttctttctttaactggAAAATTTGCAAATTGGTATCAGTCTGTAAACTTTTTTCCCAGTCAGGGAAAATGAAGACAATACCATGTGTGCGTGTTTACGTTTATATACACGTACACAAGTGTGTTTGGATACTTCTGTACTGTGTGTTATTGGTGTGACGTTACAAAGCAGCCTTCTGTTGAGAAGAACTGAGCCTTTTACTTTGGTGAGAAGGTTTAAAACAACGccttttcttttataaagtgatggtagttttttgtttgttcatgttGTTTAATGTCTGTGGCAGAATAAAAAAATAGCAACCCTGTGTCGGccctgaaaatacatttttgaaattgtaatgatttgtaaaatagaaaatgtgggAATTCATTCTTCCTCATGTCAGAGCAGCGTTAGAGTGTAGACGACTGAAGCAGTAAGTCGTTAGCCGCCACTGTCTCTTTCCTCCAATTTTGGTTCATCTCTGTTTGGAATGTTTCAGCATCCATGTCAGTTCATGGCCTGTTGCGTTCATGCACGGTGACCTGTGGTTGTCCCCTTTCACTgacacctccccacctccctctccctgctgatGCTCACCTGAACGTCATCTTCCTGTAATCATGGCGCAGGAGTTTGTGACTTAGGACACTTAGCTTCAGAATAAAACTTGAGTGGGACAGTCGTGGCCTGTGGGTAGGTTTTAGTTAATCAGAATTGGTGATCTGTCCTCATAACCCATCACCAGAGAGAGCAAGGATTCTTGCTGGCATGAAGGAGAAAAGAACCATTAGCATCTCAAACGAGCGCCAGTGGTTTTGCTTCTCTCCTGTAAGAATCATAGGGttagtttctgtttctcttgctgTAAAATTAGTGCACTTGTTTTGAATGCAGATTCTGAAGGTTTCATTAAGTAAAACACATAAAGATACATCAAGTAAAGAGGAAATCAAgccattttaaattgaaaaaaaatcttagaaaaaaaatggggggTGTACCTCAGTGGTACAGTATgtacctagcatgcacgaggtcctgggttcaatccccagtacctccattaaaagaactaattaaaaaaataaataaatctaattacctcccccaccaaaaaaaaaaggaaaaaattttagattGTGTTTATTAAATTATCCTTTAAATTTGAATGCCGATTAAAAGAGTGAAATCACTTTATAAACCATGAATTCTTATAAAAAGATTGAGCTTGTTTTCAAGTACTCCCTACAGATTAAAATCTGGATTAAAAATGCCAGGTTAAATAATGGATATTTTATCAGAGCACAGCAGTTAATAAATAAGTTGGCCGGGCCTCTTAGACTTGAAGGCAAACGTTTGTTCAGAAGGCCTCTTGTCTTGAGCCTGGCTTCCTAGCGTGAACCCTAACTCAGGAAACAGCGAAATGACACAGCTTCTCACTTCAATAAGCAATGACCTTGTATGAAGTAGGCAACTGAGCCAGAGcataaaactgataaactgtCAGCTCCTCTTCCTGGCGTTACCAACTCGTCTCCTTATTTTTTCCTTGATAACAGGTTTTGTCTTGGACAGAAATAGGGTACATTGTGAAAAGAGGGTACACATGCACGATTTTGCAAGTATCCCCAGGAGAAGGGTGCTTTCAGTTCACAATGATGATAAATTCTTTTTCCAACTTAATAATAAGTGATTTAAAATCTTAACCCATTTGTTGTATAGAATAGTATATAAAAtcttacttaaatttaaatattactgATTAGACTTAGAAATAAAGTGACTGTTTTTATCCTCCAGATCACAAAGGAGAACTTCCCCGAGGATGGAACTGGGTTGATGTGGTGAAGGTATGTGATATTTATATTCCAGTCTTCCAGAAATTGTTGCAATTTATTGCCACCAAATAATGAAATTTCTGTCTTCCATTTTCTCCCCTCCAACCTGTGGATTTTCCCGGaatgtgtgtttcctttttcacattcagcatgtaagtatttttaaaatatccttcacATCCTTCTCTTCCCTACACCCtcaattttagattttctttttttaaatactggaaaATCTGTAGAAGTGAGTTATAACTACAGTAAAGTATGACTGTATGTAAGTACACCTAAAGAATGGACGTACTTAAATATGACTCTGAATTATTAATATGGAAATTCAAGAAACGAGTCATGAAAAggaatgcttttatttcttggtagaagtgaagtatttttttttagggCAAGCCCTAAATGTAGCTTCCAACCATTTTCAAGAAAgactttctgtttttgttatttaaaattgtttactTTCTACTTGGAATTTTGTGACCTACTTCTCTCAGTGTTTGGCCTGCATTACTCAAAAACTGATCCTTAGCACAGGAAGGTAGTGTCCTGTATGGGGCTTCATGAAATGAGGTTTGCATGCAAGTTAGTGTCACTACTGCTGTGTGAGATAACTAATAGGATCCAAGGGTAATGAAAGATGAAGGTTTTATTGAGGACCCACAAACGTGGGTACTTTAAAAGGTAGTGTATTcttaaagtttactttaaaacTGGCTGTGTGGGACATGAAATGCCTTTTCTGTAGAAACTAAAGTAAATTTTGTGCTCCTAAAATATGGTCGAAAATATTACCTGTGAGGAGGGAACCACGAGCTGCAGTTGGAATAAAGAAACAGTCCCAGCAGACCTTGTTTTactgtgttttgctttattttgcttcatagatactgtgttttttataaATTGAGGTTTGTGGCGATCTTGGATTGTCAGACTATGGttcacattttttaataataaagtattttttgattaagatatgtactttttttagatGTATTGCTGTTGCGCACCAAATTGGCTACAGTACGGTGTAAACGTAACTTTTCTACGCACTGGGAAACCAAGAAAGTCTGGTGACTCGCTCTATTGTGATATTTTCTGTATTGCCTTGGTCTGGAACCGAACCCATGGTATTTCTGGAGTCGGCCTTTATTTCTCCTCGCCATCTTGGGCAAGAGGCTGACCCTGACAGGCTGTGTGTGCAGGTGAAGTTTCCCAGGTGTTCTGTCATTGACTCAGTCCCCTACCACGGACCCTTGATGGGTACTTCACGTTGTCCCAGTGCACTCGTATTTATCTGACCGGCTAAGTCTGCTCTCTCCTTAAAATGCTGCTTCCTCCAGCCCGAGCTGTCTCCCGATCAGAGTGAGAGTGTGTCCTGTCAGCGCGGCCCGTGCCAGCTGAGGGCGAGCAGAAAAACAGTCGGATCCATCTCCAGGCGCTAGTGCGCCTCCCTCCTTAGCTCCAGAaatttcaggttttgtttgtttttaagagagTCCTTGTCAgtataaactaaaattttaagcCAAAAAACAAAGTAAGTTTGAAATAATCCTATAATCTTGGGAGATGGGAGAGAGATTTTTAAGGAGGTTATCCTCTAGCCATGATTTGGCCTCAGACTCCATCACAATGAGCTAGTGGTTTCCGCGTCTGGTCCATGGAGACCCTCCCACGGGGTCTGTCGGGCTCAGACTGTTTGCATCACAATATCACGGTGTTTCTGCCTTTTCCGCACCTGCAACTTCTCTCACACGCTTGCGGCGGCCGGTCCCCGGGGCCACGTGCAGGAGGCTGATGCCCTCCCCAGTGCTCTTCTGTCAGAGCACTGACAGAGCGTGTGCTTTCATATTCTTGTGTTTTCCAGAGTTTTCTAAGGCAGGAAACAGGTTTAGGATCTGAGGATGCTCCGTTTGTTCTCGGTGCTCGGACTGTGTTCTTGGGGCCTCTCCCCGCACACCTGCCTCGTAGAGAAGCCGGTTTGTGAGAGGCCCGCGGTCCCCTGCGCGCGCCCGGGAAGAGAGTGCGGGAACGCAAACCAGCGCTACTCTTCGCTTCAAGTTCCGGggttttgttttagaaaacacAGCTTTTCACGTTTAAAATGTTACTGGGTTGTCATTGTTAGATCTGCATGAATTAAATCTCTCAGTTTTCAGCTGCAGGTAGGAGATagatttcaaacaaacaaacaaaacccacctCTTGAGGATCCTCAGTTTTTAAGAGTGGAAGGAGGTCCTGGAGCCAGAAAGTTCTGGGAAGTGCTTCCGTAGCGGTTTCTGCTTTCCGCGGCTTTCCACATTTTCTGGGGTTCTGGGGGTTTGGGTTTATTAGGGTTTCTTAGTGGCTGGGTCTTTATTCCGGCCAGAATTGCCTTTGTATGTAATGTATTCTTGGCGGATTTTTATCTGCTCGTaccgcccctcccaccccccaaatttGCCAACTCCTGCTATGGAGTTTTATTGGAAGAAAACTGCCATTTAAGATTTGTatcacattttcaaaactgtaagcGTTGtctggttaagatgataaatctTACGTTTTTTACCGCAGtcaaaaaaaagttattatttattGTTCGTAAAAATAAATAGGAGACTATCATTCATTGCATAAGTGGTACCTTTTGTATGTCCCTGGTTccagtttatttttgaaaagcttCAAGTGATTTTCCCCTTGTTCTGTTGAGGTTATGTTTTCAGAGAATCCTGCTGAAAGTAGCTGAGCCTGAAGTTGAACAGTGGTTACAGGGGCAAGCTGTGGGCGGTGCAGGGTACGTGCACCTGGTTGCCTGTGGTTCTGTTAACGCTGAATGTTTACTTTTGATATAAAGTGGAAGTAGTGAACTCAAATAATACGATAGCTTCACCTTGTTGAAtatctcttttatctttttttatagttAAGCAAAACTGGCTCGAAAGAGGATGAATAGCGCTTGGAATGAGACACGGGAAGAGCATCCTTTAAACAGTAAACTGGGTTCAGAATCTTTCATTAGTCTTTTCTGGTGTTGAGGTGGctttttataaaacaattttttggtATGTTTCTTatgtaagaaaaaatgttttaagctaAAAGTTCATGCAGAGATGTGGTcgtattaaattattttcacaaaCTTGCCTTAATAAAAGGTGAAAATGTTACTGTTTAGTATACTTTATGAAGCCAGTTGGGCTTTTAAATGGACAAATATGGGGAATTATAAATAGCCAGTGTTAATTTGTAAGATCTCATTCTAGtggatgtggtttttttttttttttaaaggagtatgAAGCTCTTTTCAGATTCTCATGCCAATGGAACCAAGTGTTGCATGAGCAGTTGGTCCACAGAATGGCCCATATTAATAGGTTTTTTAACTCTTAAGTCTTCATCCCTTCTCTCTCTTAATTACTGAAGTATGAATTGCTTCAGAGAAATTTAAATACTAGTATTTGAACTTTATACATAATATTCTTTGtagttcctttttttattttttaagggtgaactgctttttaataaatgaatatccATTTATACTTGTCTCTTTGGGTCATGACATTTGATTGTGGGAGCTTTCAGTGGTGTGTGgaataggagaaaggaaaaaaataaaacaagtctgCCAACTACATTAGAAAGCATTGACTAGAAGTGCTGGTTCCTATTCAAAGCATTTCTCTTTGCTGCCTATATCAAGATGGGAGTGAAAGATgccttaatatttaatttttgtactGTTAGAGACAGTGGTTTTAATAAAGTCCTATTTATCTGTTGTGTATTTTTCGTTGTTTGGTAACTGAGTTCTTCTAAGTGGTTTAACATAATACCACTGTTCAAGCCTTGTTTGTTTTCAGGTATCCAGCCCAAGCATCTTTGTAAAAATAGACATGGAAGTCTTTGAAATGCTGAACTGTAGTACACGCTTGATTGTTTTTTACGTCATGCATAGTGTAATTTTACCAGGAAGTTGTCGGTGTATGTGTGATTTACAGTGATTCCGTACGTGCCCCTCGCTTTACAAACGCTTAGAACTGTTGCTGTGGTACCTGGAGGGGTCAGCTGTTGGGTCTTCATGTTATACCTGTGTGGCTTGGGTCTGAGTTTTTAAAGAATAGATCACTTTTAAAGACGTCTCCATAGCAAAAGAGCAGTCTGAGTTGTATCCATATTTTTTGCTGGATTAACATTGGCGGCTGCAGCTAAATCATCTGAATTTATAAAGTGAGCATAGTTATGGTGAAGAAGTTCAGTGTCTTTTAAATACCAAATCACGTTTTGTTTCTTGAATTAATACGATAGAAACATCAAAATTCAGGACCCCTGGAATGTGCCGGCCTTTGTTTTGGGGTTGTGTGTGTAGCTTTTGTCGTGTTGATAGCAGGTGTCGTGCTACACATGCTAGGGGAAGAGTGCTTCGTTTCGCTCTGAAGACTCCAGAATTGTTCAGGCATGTTGTGGTTCACAGATTACAAAGAATCATGCAAGTAAAATGCCAATGAactatttttactctttttatatgaaatgtccaaattTCGGGAGGGGTGATGGTGGCAATGGTGCCTCTTCCTACCTTCTGTCAAACACTTGAACATTCTTGTCAGTGTTGCCATCATCTGTTTAATGCTCCCAGTATATTTTCTCAAAGCCTGTTTACTTCAAATTGTGTGGAATGATACAATTAATAAGCAATAAAATCTGAATTACACACAGTGATTTTTCTACATGTTTTATTTCGCATCACTTGAGAGAGAATTGATTTTATAACTCTGCACAGACTTACCTTGCAAGATGGACCACCCTGCGAGAAACTGTTCCAAATGTTGGactgaaaaatatgttttaaaatgagcTGATGAGAGGGTGAAAAACATCCAGAGcctaaaaaaagtaaatgaaagttGGAACCTtgaggttaaggacagctttagTTTTCACAGCCTCAGGGGGCCCAGAAGACAGAAGATGAAGTCCAGGATCCACCCTGGGTAGccacacacgcatacacatgcacacgcatgtgcacacacacacaaacccacaccCATGCATGAGGCTGAGACTGGTCCCCCAGTGTGGGGCCTGAGGAAAAGTTGTTGTCTTGCTCTTTGGTTCTGGACGGAGTGGTACAATGTTAGTGTACCTGCATGTATTCTCCTGACAACGCACACTGAGTTAGCTCACATGGGTATCAGCCCCGATTCCTCCCCAATGTGGGCAATCTCAAAACACCCTCAAGCCAGGATGGCACCAAGTGGGTAAGAGGTCTGGACAACTGGTAGGAATGACCACAAATTTATTCTGGAAGGTTGAACCTGCCTCCAACCCAGACCTCCAGAGATGcctcacagtgaaaactgaacaAGAGGCGTTCTCTGATACGGGTTAGCTGGTAAGCTGATTCTGAATCCCAGTGTTTTTGATTATTTGACAAAATAAAGTGATGTGTGATccacagtgtttttcaaactgcaatTTGTGATCCATTAGTGAAGAAATTAATTGAGGGCCTTTATCAGCAGTTTTTCTGGTGGAATGGAGGAGAATGGACTTGAACAGAAAATACTGGCATGTACTGTGTTGTCAGGGTATTTgggggtgtgtatgtgtaagtattatgtaaaatttatttcttaaagtgagtaatgtaaaaaaaaagtttgaaagctgCTGCTGAGAGCACACAACAGATGGAACAAATTTTATGTGgagacttaatttttaaaaatataaaatgccttTTGAAGTGTTAAGATCGTTTATTATTGATTTTGCATTATTCGTAAAGCCCAATTAAGTAAAGCTACATTGCATTGTGTAATGGGAGAGGAGCAAAACATTTGATTTAAAGTAGAATCTTTTAATGACTTTGTAAATTTGTAATAATGAAAATtcttgcaggaaaattttttctttttaaaaaatgtttggtttttgttattgaagtatagttgatttacaccttgtcaggtgtacagcaaagtgattcagttacacgtatatattcagttatatataattttaatcgCTTTACTTTCTTACTGTTAAGaaccaaaaacaagaaaattagtTTCAATTTTCCCACCATTTCCAGAGGAATAATCAttttcttcctcagtttcctGCATAAATCCAGTTTCCAAGATAGATGATAATCTGCTGATGATGGTGATAAACGAGACAGGAAACACTCCCACCCCTGCTGATCTTCCCCTGTTTGTTTACTGCTGGCGGCTGGGAAGTTTGAAGTGACCTTGCATGTTTCTCTGCGGCCCTTTGGAGCTGTCAGGTCTTTTCTGCGACTCCCACAAAGATCTGACCTGTTGGAACACTCTTGATATTTTAAACAACAAGCCATCTCTATGAtcagttctttcttccttcattaatAAAAGACAATACAAGTTACAAAAGGGGGGTGCGGTCCAGGGGGCGGAGGGGGGATGCAGATGAAAACATTTTGCTTCATAATGAAGTGGTTAGAAATTAATCTGGAAAGCTTTCATCTATGACAGTGTTTAGtacagaaggagaaaaggaaaaggctcTCATTTAATGTGTGGAATTACAGAGGACgagccttcccagcctcactgaGTGTAGCCTGAAGAAGTCTGAACGAGCTCCAGCCCTTGACTCCGCTGCTGCCGCAGGGCGACACTGCGTGTTTGCTTTTACAGAGGGCAGGAGTGTTCCGAGTCACTTCCTCCCCACCTCACTTGTGAAGGAACGTGCTACGACTTGGACCCTTGTGTCCTGGGAACATCTTAATCCCTCTGAAGTTTCAGTGGAAGCAcaaatactttattaaaattcCTACATTCTTTTCACTGTCAGTTTTGAATTCTTAAAATCACACTTTTTTCAAAGTCTACCccatcatataattttttttaaacccaaatgtaaaagaaattaaCCACTGAgaccttttcctcctttttctgttctctttctctgaagaTCACTAAATCTAGGATCTGTCAGTTGGCCATTTCACTTGATAAATTCTGAGTACGCTAAATATCCCTTACCTTCCAGGGGCTGCTCAGAATTTTAAATTGGTggatgttatttatttaaaaatcttcatggTTACTGAGAAATCATGGAATTTGGTTACAAGAATGTACGTCCATCTGCTAAGAGAAAAGCTTAACTCCCACTACATGCTGACAAATGCCATCTGTTAAGTTTTTTCCCTTCGTTTCTATCTTTCTCTCCAAGTCTGTTTTTCACTGAGTAAGGTGGACGGCCTCTCGAGGGCTTTTTCCCCCAGTCcaattttactgagatataattgacatctaaCATCGTGTAAGTACAAAGcgatgatttgatacacttatctGCTGTGATTTTTTAACCCCTGCATCTCTTCACGTAATTATTTCTGcatgtggtgagaacatttaagatctctTAGCAACCTTCAAGTATGAAATAGAGTGTTGTTAATTATACTCGCCACGTTGCACGTTAGCTCCCCAGAACTTACTCGTCTCACAGCTGGAAGGTCGCACCCTTTGACgaacatctccccattttcccaACCCTccggcccctggcagccaccaatgTACTTTTTCCTATGAATTcggctttttcagattccacacgcAAATGTGATCACATGgttcttgtctttctctgtctgatttatttcactaagcgtaatgccctcaaggtctgtctatgttgccacaaatggcagggtttccttcttgtgattgagtaacattccattgcacAGAGGggtttgagcagaggagggaggcgATGTGACTTGTGTGAACAGTTGACTGTGGCGTCTGTGTCGGGAAAGGACTGAAGcaggaggaaaggcagggagagaccagttaggaagctgtTGCAGAAATATGGGTGAGAAGATAGTGATGGTTTGAACTAGGGTAGGAGGAGGAAGTGGGTGAGAATTGACCAAGTTCTGGATGGATATTGAGAGAACTGCTCACAGGATTTTCACAGGATCAGATGAAGAATGTGGAAGAAGTAGACACACACCCATTATGACTCCTTAGCTTTTGATCTGAGCAATTGCAGAAAGCTAATCAGAGATATTAATTCTCCCTAAGTTATTCCTAGAAATTTAAGGTAATCTCGGTGAcgttgcaacttgcttttttttaaagaaaagaaagcttatTCTGAAGTTCATCAGGAAAACCAAGTTCACTAAAATTGccagaaaaaaagtatttaaaaagaagagtaataaagtgaaatgagttcTACCCGTTAGTAAAACACGTTTCAAGCAACAGGAATTAAAACAATAAGGTGCTGGCACCTGCTctgatcaatgaaataaaatagaatctaGAAATAGACCTAAACATGGAGAGGAATTTATGCTGACCctgtagaaaatataatttctttaataaatggcaTTAGGACAACTAGATAGTCACctggggggaggaaagaaaaggcattCCTATTTCACCCTTTATATCATAGAAATTTCCATAGATCAAGAAAAAAGTGATCCTGCAGCGAAGATAAACAGCAGAATGGCAAAGCTACTATGGAGTTTGCCGGGACACAGGACTTTCAGTGACAAAACTAGAAAATCCACAAGCTGGACAGCCTATTTCCAGTTGtgccccacctctgctcctgGTGTTAAATTCTTTTGTTCTTTGCATAGCTTTGTTTATATCTGTGCAAGCTTTTATGCTGAAAATAAATAGAAGTGCTTTTGCTTATAATCACAACTTAAAGGAAATTTTatgaagggagaaaaatcagGGTTTTTATGAGAGAGAGTGACAGGAGGCTCCGCTGCTTGTTTGGCGATGGCCAGGCGGCGGGGCTAAGAACAGGACGGATCAGATATTTGCAAAATGTCCCTTGCTTTTGGTTTGTTGTGTTccttcatgattagattcaggtccTGTTTTGGCAGGAATATCTCAGTGGTATCGTGCTCTCAGTGTGTCCCGTCAGGAAGAGCCACGTAATATACGTCCTCTTTCCATTTCTGATGGTGTCAGCTGTGAACACTTGCTCAAGG
The Camelus dromedarius isolate mCamDro1 chromosome 22, mCamDro1.pat, whole genome shotgun sequence DNA segment above includes these coding regions:
- the RWDD4 gene encoding RWD domain-containing protein 4, yielding MSANEDQEMELEALRSIYEGDDSFRELSPVSFQYRIGENGDPKAFLIEISWTETYPQTPPIISMNAFFNNTISSAVKQSILAKLQEAVEVNLGTAMTYTLFEYAKDNKEQFMENHRPFHSTTSISNMISVETPSTAPSSKKKDKKEQLSKAQKRKLADKTDHKGELPRGWNWVDVVKLSKTGSKEDE